tttttttcctgaaaaaaGCTTGTAGTGCATATTAGGCTGTTCATTTTGTAATACTTTCTATGGTTAAccgaattaatttttaatggaAATTTGGAAGCAACTATTATTATAAatcttgaaatttaaaaataaaatttccagTGGTACTCCGTTTGGTTTTATGATCTAAGTGGTACACACAGGTTATATTTCCTAGGTTATAGTAGAGGCCTTCGTTTATGTCTGTGCCGCCTGCTACtcctgtttttttatttttattttttcatttttcttccattttctcaaATGTTTAGTTTTCAAACCTTGGTTATGTACACGGGTTTGGAATTAGTactattgtttttgtttttaaaattactagTGCTTTTGTATGATTATTGTTGTTAGTATTGGCGTTGTTGTATCTTTATCAAATATCCTTTTCAGATCATGAGATAAGTAAATTTCTTTTCTGGAATCGAAAGCATATGAAATGCGCCTCTTTATTTACCATGTAATAATTACAATCCTCGTTCGGTGACTTTCGTTCGCTGGTTATCATTATGTTGCAGCAAAATCtgaaacaaagaaactaaaagaaGATACCGAGCAAATGAGGAAAGAGAAGGGTCAGATATGCTCACAGATACTAGAAAAACAGAGAAGGATTGCCTCTTTGGAGTCTGATTCTTCAACTCTTACACAGGTAGTATCTCTCCCTCGTGGGTCTGTTTTTATCGGTGTGTGAGTACTTGATTATTCAAGCCCTTCGTCGAAACCCTTAGTGGGCCCATGTGTTACACGATAACGTAGAAATTTGCAAAGAAGTAATCAATATTTGAAAGaggaaaatttatttaaaaataaatatagagagAAAGGGACCAATTATTTTGCGTCAAGTATTTTTCTCCATTCCTGAAACATGCGATGCTTTGCATTTTGGGGATGCCGTCCCTTTTGTGCGTCtcaattgtaatattttaaggTCATTGTAATTACACAATTCCAAAATGCTACTTCGTAAGTGAAATGCTACTTCGTAAGTTAGTAATAGGAGTTGCTTTTAACCGGATATTAGTACGCAATTGTAACATTCTACTTCTTAAGGTCATTATTCCAGGATTTGCTTCTGCGTATTCCTTGTGGTAAGAGCTTGTAAAGATTTTGGGATCtgtttattttgatttgaatgGTGAAAGAAAGTGACGTGGAAGATTTTAGTGACTGAAGTTATTGTTTAGCTGTTAATTGTACAGGCAGCACGAAGAAGGTTCAAGCCTCTCTCtagatgatttttgtttttaaatcacACTGTTCAAGCCTGTGCGCAAAACAACTTTAATAAACTAAGCATGTTTCATAGCGTTACTTCAGTCTTTTATTACTTTTCAGTGGATTGCCTAGAAAAATGGGGTGTGAAACAGAAATAAGTCAAATTGAGAATCACAATCCTTAACTACTCTACTATAACCCTATACCTGGCCTTGAAAGGTTGAAACGCATCGCATGTAAGGGATATCACATGCggctaatttatgttttgataaaGAAATAAGCACGTATGTCACGCCTGATTAGTTAACGGACAAACGGTTTTTTGTGCCACTTTCTTGGTTTTAACCACGATTCTATAACAAACAGACGTTGGACCTTATTCAACAAGAAAAAGCCAGCTTCTCCGCCAAACTTATAGAGAAAAGGTACTTCAAAGAAAAACCTGCGACAATTGTAGTTCATGAGATATTGTTCAACCATTATCAATGCAATCTGTTCACAATAACAGCATCTACTACACCAAAGTTGCAGAGGACATCAATTGCAAATTACAGGAACAACAGGTCTGGTTCCGGAAGCTCTTTCTTGTAAATCTAATACCCTTTGTTCAAATTCCAATCTGTAGTTGATGATCTCCTTAAATTTTTTGCAGGATTGGGTCAATTCTCATGACATAAGCAGAGAGTTGGGAGAACATGGTTTGGTACGTTTGTCTAGATCCCCGCGCCCCGTCCCCCTCTCCCGTTTCTTATTCATCGTAGCTGTGATAGCTTCAGCTAGATAGTCCTACTCAACAGCCATCTTCTAGGCGACAAATCAGCTGCCTGATGCTTGTGTGGGTACATGTGTTTTTCCATCTACAAGCTGATATAATCTCGGGAGTCTGCATTTGCTGTAGTCTATTCTTGATTTCCCCAGTATCAGACTTAAATTGTTCCATTTACAAAGTCCTCTCCTGAATACACTTTATAATGTGAATGTTAATTTTCTACCGTGTCTGTATGTGTGTTGCTATTCTATATTTTGTTTACACACATTTAAGTCATGCAGTCACAACCACGTATGCATGAACTAAACTAGTTGAAGTGCCGTTTGTTAAAGATGccactttttagtttttttcctaCTTTCTCCAGTTGTATTTTTGCGTGTGATTTCCCAAAGTATTTTAGAAGTTCTCAGGTCCTACTGATAGAAAATTACGTTGTGACtgctaatattatattttatactgcTAATTAGATTTTATACAGGTCAAGACAAGAGTCGATGAGCAAACAGGAGGTATGGCTCTTGGAATTCTTTATGCAGTTGAGATAGCGGTTTACATCTCAGCTAACCCCTTCCCGTTTGTGGGGACATGCAGCCAAATTTTTCTTGTGTTTGTTGTCTTTGAAGTTTTCCTTAATGTCTAAGGGCCATAAGGGACTGTATCTGTTAGTTGAAATTTCACTCTCCCATCTGAAACTCTGAAAATGTTAGCTGTTAATTTTTCACATGTTGCATGTATATCCAAGAAAATGAAACAGTGTCAATTTTCCTGAAACAAGGGAGAGTTAAAAAGAAGCACCATATCCTTTTTACAacagtttttccttttctattggTAAGTTTCAGACACATCTAGTGGATCTTGAAACCTTGACCTCACCCCCAACCCATTCTTATGGGGggagaaaatgttttttaagcCAAGGTTCAGTTTTCTGAAGGATACTGTTTTTACTGAAACATTGCGTCCACGTCTTCCTCTCTTATATTGGGTTTCTCTTGCAGGGAAGTCTGGCATTAATAGCGATCTCATTATGGACAATCTGGTACAACTCTTCCATCTCTCTAAACACTTTAGGAGGTGGAAGGTCATAACTCATCTTTGGAGTGGCAGGGGAATGAAGCAAAGATGAGCCTGGCGGTGAAACTAGACTCTGCTAAAGCCAACCTCAATGCAATTTCAGAAATGAAATCCAACCTTGTCATGGAGAACAGCAAGGTTACATCTTTATATGCCTATTAGTCAACCAAATTTAGATGTATATTGATTTATCAATTTGGATAGTGCATATGCTGATAGCTTCCCAAGTCTAGTAACTAATATCCTGCTGATTGTATAACTTCCCAAGTCTAGTGTCTAGTTACTTATATCGAGCATGTAAAGATTTCATTAACTTGTTGCTTCAGGGAATTAGCTGTCTGTCAAATTACATGAAGTCACTTAAGctgatcttattattattatgtttaatttccCACATATGGGTTATCTGCTTAGCCAAGATTCAGGTCTGGGTTAACTGCTTAGCCTAGAGGAACTTTTCACTTCAAAATACATGATTTTTAACATAGTTTGTTTAAAGGATAACTGATTAGTGATCCCATTTGGCAGGCTCTAAAGATTAGTTAATCCAGGTGTAGAATGCAGGACGTTTGAAGCAACAAAGTTAATTTGATTTCAAGTTTGTGATGAGTATCTTATGTAGTTTGAGTGGAAGTGGATTGGCATCAATTTTGGTCTATCAagtatctttttattttgaacaTTTGAAGATAAATTAGGGGAGATTGAAGCTTTATCTATAGCATTTAGTCTTAATTATGTTCTCAAAAACCAGATCCCAAGTAATTTCTGCTTTTTCTAGTGAAAGTATGTAATATGCCctcaaactgaaaaataaaaataagtgtttCCAGCACCCCATTCCCACCCCACCCGACTCTGAGGAAATAATATTGTCCTCAGTAGCATTTCTAATTAAAAGCTGCTTGCTTATCTTGGTATATCGAATCGTTGCACAAGCATCCCTCTGTATTTCAGATGATGCAGCTTCTTGAGCAAGTGAGGTGCAGGGCAAATGAATTTAAGGTCAGTTGTTTACTCAGCACAAATATGACTGCATGTGTGCGCTTTTAGTTGCATGGTAATGCAGAAGTGTTTAAGAATGGACCTATTTGATGCCTAAATAATGGCTCGATGAAGATGACCACTTGCATcgttttattttacaacaatttaTATAGTTAAGTTATCTTGAATTTGGAGTAATTTAGAATGCTCAACAGGGGGTTTCAaagaaaattgttgaaaatttgagaTTCTGCTAGTCAAGCCGAGTGGGCAGTGAGAGAGACTGAATCCAATATATTCAAATATTCTTATACCATGTTATGCAACTATTGCATTCTCTGAATGTGTGGATGAATACAGCCAGAACTTAGAGCAATGGATATTAAGACCCTGGAAGAGGAACACAGAGCCCTTCTATCAGATAAAGCAGGAGAAACTGAGTATTTGCAGTCTCTGCTAGACCAAATTGGAAAACTGAAGGTAAATACAGTGATAAGCTTTTGCTTTTTACCTTCCCGATATTAAGCAAGTTTCGACACAATTTGTATTTTCCATGTGAAATTGTCCCCTTGCATTATGGAAGCCTCTGCTTTTTGCAGGGAATTTCCCATGTTGTTAAATGTGCTTGCGGAGAGGAATACGAGGTGGGTGTGGACAGTCAtggataaaaaaatgtgaaataagTACTTGAAACTTGGAGAATTCAGTGACTAAGAAAGAAAGCATTAGTGACTCGCTCTACAggtaattctttaaattttaaagaattCAATACTTTCAAGTCGTTGAAACATAATGTGATGAAACTATTAGAGTCGTAGAAGGCCAATTTTAGATAATCctgcaagtaaaaaaaaaaatgtttgtgaTTTGAACTGTTTCTTTGTGAACGAAACAAGGGAATACGCATTGAAGGGGCAGTGAAAGTGAAACCATATCAATAATTCAATACAGAAAAATGCTTCGATACCCCCACATCACCTATCCTAAATTGCCGgttcttgattttaaaagattatatattGTACACCTAAACTTCAATGCCCAAAATCGCTAAAGAACTGTACACACCTAGGCACATCTAGAATGCAATTAAACGTTTTGTGcagagttcttttttttttttttttttttttttttttggcgagTGGCTATTTTGTTACTTCTATGAATCATATCAAAGATCGTGTGTATGCTCAAGACTAGGTTTTTGAAAAGCTTAGATGTATAATCTtagataaaatagaaatttttaaCAAGATATTGAGACCCAGTATTCTTCTATATTTGCTTTAAAGACcctaaaaatgataataataaccataataataataataatagtaaaaaagaagcaagaaagaaagaaaaaagaaacgaaGGAAGGTCTGTTCACTTGATTCCAAGAGCTTTTAGAGCTGCTGAGATATCATGGTCTCCGTAAGTCTCTACCAAGGCGATGTTGG
This is a stretch of genomic DNA from Carya illinoinensis cultivar Pawnee chromosome 3, C.illinoinensisPawnee_v1, whole genome shotgun sequence. It encodes these proteins:
- the LOC122302331 gene encoding uncharacterized protein LOC122302331, which produces MDEYLQYMKTLRSQMNDVEDQAAKISVEEQMQLTTIQTMENDLNSAKSETKKLKEDTEQMRKEKGQICSQILEKQRRIASLESDSSTLTQTLDLIQQEKASFSAKLIEKSIYYTKVAEDINCKLQEQQDWVNSHDISRELGEHGLVKTRVDEQTGGKSGINSDLIMDNLGNEAKMSLAVKLDSAKANLNAISEMKSNLVMENSKMMQLLEQVRCRANEFKPELRAMDIKTLEEEHRALLSDKAGETEYLQSLLDQIGKLKGISHVVKCACGEEYEVGVDSHG